A single Perca flavescens isolate YP-PL-M2 chromosome 2, PFLA_1.0, whole genome shotgun sequence DNA region contains:
- the LOC114569681 gene encoding noggin-2-like — MPRSFNCGVCLFWISASVLLHGSALFTSNISTQMQFPNVAVVQDEEDTGWDSPFVQLRASLPSYSKPVRPYTLFTNAEDYHYLPKPRHLRRSRLLRLLGSSFDRFWMSIDQPSEASKRHGDGQPMGNLSQHAKLPNNTSAWKKFNLSASPELREAAANHHQILVKEAADLDLGSLPSHVASSIRDWLVRSATCGLSYQWVDHGPAFWPRWLRQTDCERSDGAQSCSFPGGMKCVRAKTAHIKILAWHCLEIREGGDRSMGTGEDMKRCIWKQVPYPVVTACICSC; from the coding sequence ATGCCTAGATCGTTCAACTGTGGCGTCTGTCTCTTCTGGATTTCTGCTTCTGTCCTTTTACATGGATCTGCATTGTTTACTTCTAACATTTCAACCCAGATGCAGTTTCCAAATGTGGCGGTTGTTCAAGACGAGGAGGACACAGGCTGGGATTCACCATTTGTTCAGCTGAGAGCCAGTCTACCGTCCTACTCAAAGCCTGTCCGCCCCTACACCCTGTTCACAAACGCTGAAGACTACCACTACCTCCCCAAACCCAGACATCTCCGCCGTTCTCGTCTCCTGCGTCTTCTGGGATCCTCTTTTGACCGGTTTTGGATGTCCATAGATCAGCCTTCTGAAGCCTCAAAGCGTCATGGTGATGGTCAACCTATGGGTAATTTGTCACAGCATGCAAAATTACCCAACAACACCAGTGCATGGAAGAAGTTCAACCTGAGTGCTTCTCCAGAGCTGAGAGAGGCGGCAGCAAACCATCACCAGATTCTGGTAAAGGAAGCTGCAGACCTGGACCTCGGTTCTCTGCCTTCACATGTTGCCAGTTCCATCAGAGACTGGTTAGTGCGCTCAGCCACTTGTGGATTAAGCTACCAATGGGTGGATCATGGTCCTGCTTTCTGGCCACGTTGGCTGCGGCAGACCGATTGTGAAAGATCAGATGGAGCGCAAAGTTGTTCATTTCCTGGAGGGATGAAGTGTGTGCGAGCTAAGACAGCTCACATTAAGATTCTGGCTTGGCACTGCTTGGAAATCCGAGAGGGAGGCGATAGGTCTATGGGGACAGGTGAAGACATGAAAAGGTGTATATGGAAGCAAGTGCCTTATCCTGTGGTCACAGCATGTATATGTTCatgttaa